The region GTGTGCGCTTTTGGCCTCTGTGGTGGTTGTTGGTGGCGGGGATCAATGCGTTATTCCTGTCTGCTGACATTTTCAATGTCTATGTGACACTCGAAATTATCGGATTAGCAGCGGTTGCTCTGGTCGCGTTAAGTGGCAATAAAGCGGGCCTGACGGCAGCGTTGCGTTATTTATTAGTCGGTCTGTTAGGGTCTCTTTGTTATCTGCTTGCTGTGGCTTTGTTGTATCACGTCTATGGTACTCTAGACTTTACACAGCTTGCAGCCAAAGCTGAATCCAATCCATTAAGCTGGGCTGCATTGGCGCTAATCACTGTGGGTTTGGTGCTAAAAACCGCCCTGGTCCCATTGCACTTTTGGTTACCTCATGCTCATGGCAGTGCACCGGCACCAGTGAGTGCTATTTTGTCCGCTTTGGTTGTCAAAGCGTCGTTTTATCTGTTGGTACGATTTTGGATGGAGATCCTGGCACCCGCCGTTACCAATGAAGCGTTAATGCTATTGGGCATATTAGGAGGGACAGCTATTCTGTGGGGGTGTGTGCAGGCACTCAGAGCAAAGCGTCTCAAACTGATGGTGGCATACTCGACCGTCGCGCAAATTGGTTATCTGTTTTTGCTGTTTCCACTTTTGATGAGCACTGAGAAAGCATCGGTATCGCAACTGGCTGCCCAGCAGCAAAGTGCGCTCGCCGCGGTGTCTTATTTTATTGTCGCCCATGCCTGTGCCAAGGCAGCGATGTTTATTGCTGCTGGCAACATCATACATTCGCTTGGTCATGACGACATTGCTAAGCTGCAGGGCATGGCAAAGTATATGCCATTGAGTTTGTTTACTTTTGCGATAGCAGGAGGCAGCTTAATCGGCCTGCCACCCAGCGCAGGCTTTATCGCCAAATGGTTACTGCTCAATGTTGCCATTGATACTCACCAGTGGTGGTGGGTTGTGATCATTCTTAGCGGCGGTCTGCTGGCAGCACTGGCGATATTCAGAGTGCTGGATCTGGCATTTATTAAACCGGAACAGGCGTCTGAGCAAGTTGCCCCTGACAACTGGCAGAAGGTGCCTGTGGCTATGCCTGTCAGTGGCCTGGCGTTGGCCCTGTGTACTATGGCGCTGGGTTTCAATGCGGACCTGATCATTGACCTGATAGCGATAGGAGGCGGTAAATGATGTGGCAAAGTACTCTGCCTTTGTTGATTTTACTGAGCGCACTGGTATCCGGGGTTACGATATTTTTTGTCAGCGACAACAAGCCTATACTTAGAAAAACTCTGAACTTTCTTGGCGCTGGCAGCTGTGTTGGCCTGATCTTGGTGATGATCTCGGGTGTGTATCAGGGACAG is a window of Pseudoalteromonas sp. R3 DNA encoding:
- a CDS encoding proton-conducting transporter membrane subunit; this encodes MPVIDAASLLPLLIAIPLIGAILSVLLHTKDAQVLIGLLSALGLVFVIGLILANFPPGVSEFATPLRYALAGWEAPLGIALSLDGFSALLLSLTVFLVTVLTFYSAFYFAASPARVRFWPLWWLLVAGINALFLSADIFNVYVTLEIIGLAAVALVALSGNKAGLTAALRYLLVGLLGSLCYLLAVALLYHVYGTLDFTQLAAKAESNPLSWAALALITVGLVLKTALVPLHFWLPHAHGSAPAPVSAILSALVVKASFYLLVRFWMEILAPAVTNEALMLLGILGGTAILWGCVQALRAKRLKLMVAYSTVAQIGYLFLLFPLLMSTEKASVSQLAAQQQSALAAVSYFIVAHACAKAAMFIAAGNIIHSLGHDDIAKLQGMAKYMPLSLFTFAIAGGSLIGLPPSAGFIAKWLLLNVAIDTHQWWWVVIILSGGLLAALAIFRVLDLAFIKPEQASEQVAPDNWQKVPVAMPVSGLALALCTMALGFNADLIIDLIAIGGGK